One genomic segment of Pedobacter endophyticus includes these proteins:
- a CDS encoding AraC family transcriptional regulator, producing the protein MKILRPSLEVIEPSFGSSFTYSKYVQNENNMAHLWHYHPEVEMVFVNGGAGKRQIGSHVSYYTDGDLMLIGSNLPHCGFTDTNTGNKTEVVVQMKPDFLGTDFLTLKETKGIASLFEKAKYGIAFGKDTMKLVGPTLEKMNNAWPFEKLLALLGVLRELEQASDYKLLNALNFSLEMQVQDNDRISMIFNYVKDHFKEQISLEDVAEMASMTVPSFCRYFKKITKKTFTRFVNEYRVVHASKLLAEKHIGITAISYESGFNNFSHFNKVFHEFTGKSASAYRNELKSIIR; encoded by the coding sequence ATGAAAATATTAAGACCCAGTCTGGAGGTAATTGAACCCTCTTTTGGCAGCTCATTTACCTATTCCAAATATGTGCAGAACGAGAACAACATGGCTCATCTTTGGCATTATCATCCCGAAGTTGAAATGGTTTTTGTAAATGGCGGCGCAGGGAAGCGTCAAATTGGTAGCCATGTTTCGTATTACACCGATGGCGATTTGATGCTTATTGGAAGCAATTTACCGCATTGCGGCTTTACCGATACCAATACGGGCAATAAAACCGAAGTGGTTGTACAAATGAAACCCGACTTTTTGGGCACCGATTTCTTAACGCTTAAAGAGACGAAGGGCATTGCCAGTTTATTTGAAAAAGCCAAATACGGCATCGCTTTTGGCAAAGACACCATGAAGCTTGTTGGCCCCACGTTAGAGAAAATGAACAACGCCTGGCCTTTTGAAAAATTACTTGCCCTGCTGGGCGTGCTGCGAGAGCTGGAGCAAGCCTCTGATTATAAGCTCTTAAACGCCCTTAACTTTTCGCTCGAAATGCAGGTACAGGATAACGACCGCATCAGCATGATCTTTAATTATGTTAAGGATCATTTTAAGGAGCAGATTAGTTTAGAGGATGTTGCCGAAATGGCCAGCATGACCGTTCCTTCGTTTTGCCGATACTTTAAAAAGATAACTAAAAAAACCTTTACCCGGTTCGTTAACGAATATCGTGTGGTACATGCGTCGAAATTACTTGCCGAGAAACACATTGGTATTACTGCTATTTCGTACGAAAGTGGCTTCAACAATTTTAGCCATTTTAATAAGGTTTTTCATGAGTTTACCGGCAAGAGTGCCTCAGCTTATCGTAATGAATTGAAGTCGATTATAAGGTAA